From Desmodus rotundus isolate HL8 chromosome 12, HLdesRot8A.1, whole genome shotgun sequence, one genomic window encodes:
- the GSE1 gene encoding genetic suppressor element 1 isoform X5 translates to MFGLKPPLYYLPGMSHEPKSPSLGMLSTATRTTATVNPLTPSPLNGALVPSGSPATSSALSAQAAPSSSFAAALRKLAKQAEEPRGSSLSSESSPVSSPATNHSSPASTPKRVPMGPIIVPPGGHSVPSTPPVVTIAPTKTVNGVWRSESRQDASSRGSSSGRERLIVEPPLPQEKAGGPAIPSHLLSTPYPFGISPSSVVQDSRFPPLNLQRPVHHVVPPSTVTEDYLRSFRPYHTTEDLRMSSLPPLGLDPATAAAYYHPGYLAPHPFPHPAFRMDDSYCLSALRSPFYPIPTPGSLPPLHPSAMHLHLSGVRYPPELSHSSLAALHSERMSSLSAERLQMDEELRREREREREREREADREREKEREREREKEREREKELEREREKERELERQREQRAREKELLAAKALEPAFLPVAELHGLRGHATEERAKPSEQLTPTRAEKLKESSLQVPKPVQHPLHPAPAPHHAMPSLLSNHGIFSLPGSSAATALLIQRTNEEEKWLARQRRLRQEKEDRQSQVSEFRQQVLEQHLDMGRPPVPTEPEHRPESTRPGPNRHEPGSRDPPQHFGGPPPLISPKPQHHSVPTALWNPVSLMDSTLETRRASESHPLHSHPAPFEPSRQAAVPLVKVERVYCSEKVEEGPRKREATPLDKYQPPPREAGSLEHQTFPHGPGPFLAELEKSTQTILGQQRASLTQPAPFGELTGPLKPGSPYRPPAPRVSDPAYIYDEFLQQRRRLVSKLDLEERRRREAQEKGYYYDLDDSYDESDEEEVRAHLRCVAEQPPLKLDTSSEKLEFLQLFGLTTQQQKEELLTQKRRKRRRMLRERSPSPPTIQNKRQTPSPRLALFTRYGPDEMNNSPNFEEKKKFLTIFNLTHISAEKRKDKEKLVEMLHAMKQKALSAAAADSLRNSPRDSPAVSLSEPATQPASLDIEKPVGIAASLSDVPKATEPGRLEQLRPQELSRVQEPAPASGEKGRLSEALGGKKSLSMLHYIRGPAPKDIPVPLSHSINGKSKPWEPFMAEEFAHQFHESVLQSTQKALQKHKGNVTVLSAEQNHKVDTSIHYNIPELQSSSRLPLPQHNGQQEPPALRKGPLTQETDQDSEEEEEEEDGEEDDEEPPRRKWQGIEAIFEAYQEHVEEQTLERQVLQTQCRRLEAQHHSLSLTAEQLSHSMAELRSQKQKIVSERERLQAELDHLRKCLALPAMHWPRGYFKGYPR, encoded by the exons GGTCTTCACTGAGCAGCGAGTCATCCCCCGTGTCCTCTCCAGCCACCAACCACAGCTCCCCCGCCAGCACACCCAAGCGCGTGCCCATGGGCCCCATCATCGTCCCCCCGGGGGGCCACAGTGTCCCCAGCACGCCCCCCGTGGTGACCATTGCCCCTACCAAGACCGTCAATGGCGTCTGGAGGAGCGAGAGCCGGCAG GATGCCAGCTCTCGGGGCAGCAGCAGCGGTCGAGAACGCCTCATCGTGGAGCCCCCGCTgccccaggagaaggcagggGGCCCGGCCATCCCTTCCCACCTGCTCAGCACCCCCTACCCCTTTGGCATCTCCCCCAGCTCAGTCGTGCAGGACTCCCGATTCCCACCACTCAA CCTGCAGCGGCCCGTGCACCATGTGGTGCCCCCTAGCACAGTGACCGAGGACTACCTGAGGAGCTTCCGGCCCTACCACACCACTGAGGACCTCCGCATGTCCTCTCTACCTCCCCTTGGCCTGGACCCTGCCACTGCTGCAGCCTACTACCACCCTGGTTACCTggccccacaccccttcccccacccagccttTAG GATGGACGACTCCTACTGCCTGTCTGCCCTGCGGTCCCCCTtctaccccatccccacccctggctccttGCCTCCACTACACCCGTCAGCCATGCATCTCCACCTTTCTGGGGTCCGCTACCCTCCTGAGCTGTCCCACTCGTCCCTGGCGGCACTGCACTCAGAGCGGATGTCCAGCCTCAGTGCTGAGAG GCTGCAGATGGACGAGGAGTTGCGACGCgagcgggagcgggagcgggagcgCGAGCGGGAAGCTGACCGTGAGCGGGAGAAGGAGCGTGAGCGGGAACGGGAGAAGGAACGGGAGCGGGAAAAGGAGCTGGAGCGCGAGCGGGAGAAGGAGCGGGAGCTGGAGCGCCAGCGGGAGCAGCGGGCCCGTGAGAAGGAGCTGCTGGCCGCCAAGGCGCTGGAGCCAGCCTTCCTGCCTGTGGCTGAGCTGCACGGGCTGCGCGGCCATGCCACAGAGGAGCGGGCCAAGCCCTCGGAGCAGCTAACCCCAACCCGAGCAG AGAAGCTGAAGGAGTCGAGCCTGCAGGTGCCCAAGCCTGTGCAGCACCCCTTGCACCCAGCGCCTGCTCCTCATCACGCCATGCCCAGCCTTCTCTCCAACCATGGCATCTTCTCTCTGCCGGGCAGCAGCGCTGCCACGGCCCTGCTCATCCAGCGCACCAACGAGGAGGAGAAGTGGCTGGCGCGGCAGCGGCGGCTGCGGCAGGAGAAGGAGGACCGGCAGTCGCAGGTGTCGGAGTTCCGGCAGCAAGTGCTAGAGCAGCACCTGGACATGGGCCGGCCTCCGGTGCCCACGGAGCCCGAGCACAGGCCCGAGAGCACCAG GCCGGGACCGAACCGTCACGAGCCAGGCAGCCGAGACCCCCCGCAGCACTTTGGCGGGCCCCCGCCCCTCATCTCGCCCAAGCCCCAGCACCACTCCGTGCCCACAGCCCTCTGGAACCCAGTGTCCCTGATGGATAGCACCCTGGAAACACGGCGGGCCTCGGAGAGCCACCCTCTGCACAGCCACCCAGCCCCATTTGAGCCCAGTCGCCAGGCGGCTGTTCCGCTGGTGAAGGTGGAACGGGTCTACTGCTCAGaaaaggtggaggaggggccccGGAAGCGCGAGGCCACCCCATTGGACAAGTACCAACCGCCACCACGGGAGGCAGGGAGCCTGGAGCACCAGACCTTTCCTCACGGGCCTGGGCCCTTCCTGGCTGAGCTTGAGAAGTCCACCCAGACCATCCTGGGCCAGCAGCGGGCCTCCCTCACCCAGCCAGCCCCCTTTGGGGAACTCACTGGACCCCTGAAGCCAGGCTCACCCTACCGGCCCCCCGCACCACGGGTCTCTGACCCTGCCTACATCTATGATGAGTTCCTGCAGCAGCGCCGGAGGCTGGTCAGCAAGCTGGACCTGGAAGAGCGCAGACGGCGAGAGGCCCAGGAGAAAG GATACTACTACGACCTGGATGACTCTTACGACGAAAGTGACGAAGAGGAGGTTAGGGCCCACCTCCGCTGTGTGGCTGAGCAGCCGCCCCTCAAACTGGATACGTCCTCCGAG AAGCTAGAGTTTTTGCAACTTTTTGGCTTGACCACCCAACAGCAGAAGGAGGAATTGCTGACCCAGAAGCGGAGGAAGCGGCGGCGGATGCTGAGAGAGAGAAGCCCATCGCCCCCGACGATTCAGAACAAGCGGCAGACACCTTCACCGAGACTGGCCCTGTTCACCCGCTATGGCCCTGATGAGATGAACAACAGCCCCAACTTCGAAGAGAAGAAGAAGTTCCTGACTATCTTTAACCTGACCCACATCAGTGCCGAGAAGAGGAAAG ACAAAGAGAAACTTGTCGAAATGCTCCATGCCATGAAGCAGAAGGCGCTGTCAGCAGCAGCGGCAGACTCACTCAGGAACTCTCCGAGGGACAGTCCTGCTGTCTCCCTGAGTG AACCAGCCACGCAGCCAGCCTCTCTGGATATAGAAAAGCCTGTGGGTATTGCTGCCTCCCTGTCTGACGTCCCAAAGGCCACAGAGCCTGGGAGACTGGAACAGCTCCGGCCACAGGAGCTATCTCGAGTCCAGGAGCCAGCTCCTGCCAGCGGCGAGAAGGGCAGGCTGAGTGAGGCCCTTGGGGGCAAGAAGAGCCTGAGCATGCTGCATTACATCAGGGGCCCCGCGCCCAAGGACATTCCCGTGCCACTGTCCCACAGCATCAACGGGAAGAGCAAGCCGTGGGAGCCTTTCATGGCAGAGGAGTTTGCACATCAGTTCCACGAGTCCGTGCTGCAGTCCACCCAGAAGGCCCTGCAGAAGCACAAAG GAAACGTAACTGTTCTGTCTGCAGAGCAGAACCACAAAGTCGACACGTCCATCCACTACAACATTCCTGAGCTGCAGTCCTCGAGCCGGCTCCCTTTGCCCCAGCACAACGGGCAGCAGGAGCCCCCGGCTCTGAGGAAGGGCCCCCTCACACAGGAGACTGACCAGGACtcggaagaggaggaggaggaagaggatggagaAGAGGATGATGAAGAACCCCCCCGGCGCAAGTGGCAAGGGATTGAGGCAATTTTTGAAGCTTACCAGGAACATGTAGAAG AGCAAACTCTGGAGCGGCAGGTGTTGCAGACGCAGTGCAGACGGCTGGAAGCCCAGCACCACAGCCTCAGTCTCACGGCAGAGCAGCTCTCCCACAGCATGGCG GAACTGAGGAGCCAGAAACAGAAGATTGTCTCGGAAAGGGAGCGACTCCAGGCAGAACTGGATCACTTACGGAAGTGCCTTGCGTTGCCTGCAATGCATTGGCCTAGGGGTTACTTTAAGGGATATCCTAGGTGA
- the GSE1 gene encoding genetic suppressor element 1 isoform X8, with protein sequence MFGLKPPLYYLPGSSLSSESSPVSSPATNHSSPASTPKRVPMGPIIVPPGGHSVPSTPPVVTIAPTKTVNGVWRSESRQDASSRGSSSGRERLIVEPPLPQEKAGGPAIPSHLLSTPYPFGISPSSVVQDSRFPPLNLQRPVHHVVPPSTVTEDYLRSFRPYHTTEDLRMSSLPPLGLDPATAAAYYHPGYLAPHPFPHPAFRMDDSYCLSALRSPFYPIPTPGSLPPLHPSAMHLHLSGVRYPPELSHSSLAALHSERMSSLSAERLQMDEELRREREREREREREADREREKEREREREKEREREKELEREREKERELERQREQRAREKELLAAKALEPAFLPVAELHGLRGHATEERAKPSEQLTPTRAEKLKESSLQVPKPVQHPLHPAPAPHHAMPSLLSNHGIFSLPGSSAATALLIQRTNEEEKWLARQRRLRQEKEDRQSQVSEFRQQVLEQHLDMGRPPVPTEPEHRPESTRPGPNRHEPGSRDPPQHFGGPPPLISPKPQHHSVPTALWNPVSLMDSTLETRRASESHPLHSHPAPFEPSRQAAVPLVKVERVYCSEKVEEGPRKREATPLDKYQPPPREAGSLEHQTFPHGPGPFLAELEKSTQTILGQQRASLTQPAPFGELTGPLKPGSPYRPPAPRVSDPAYIYDEFLQQRRRLVSKLDLEERRRREAQEKGYYYDLDDSYDESDEEEVRAHLRCVAEQPPLKLDTSSEKLEFLQLFGLTTQQQKEELLTQKRRKRRRMLRERSPSPPTIQNKRQTPSPRLALFTRYGPDEMNNSPNFEEKKKFLTIFNLTHISAEKRKDKEKLVEMLHAMKQKALSAAAADSLRNSPRDSPAVSLSEPATQPASLDIEKPVGIAASLSDVPKATEPGRLEQLRPQELSRVQEPAPASGEKGRLSEALGGKKSLSMLHYIRGPAPKDIPVPLSHSINGKSKPWEPFMAEEFAHQFHESVLQSTQKALQKHKGNVTVLSAEQNHKVDTSIHYNIPELQSSSRLPLPQHNGQQEPPALRKGPLTQETDQDSEEEEEEEDGEEDDEEPPRRKWQGIEAIFEAYQEHVEEQTLERQVLQTQCRRLEAQHHSLSLTAEQLSHSMAELRSQKQKIVSERERLQAELDHLRKCLALPAMHWPRGYFKGYPR encoded by the exons GGTCTTCACTGAGCAGCGAGTCATCCCCCGTGTCCTCTCCAGCCACCAACCACAGCTCCCCCGCCAGCACACCCAAGCGCGTGCCCATGGGCCCCATCATCGTCCCCCCGGGGGGCCACAGTGTCCCCAGCACGCCCCCCGTGGTGACCATTGCCCCTACCAAGACCGTCAATGGCGTCTGGAGGAGCGAGAGCCGGCAG GATGCCAGCTCTCGGGGCAGCAGCAGCGGTCGAGAACGCCTCATCGTGGAGCCCCCGCTgccccaggagaaggcagggGGCCCGGCCATCCCTTCCCACCTGCTCAGCACCCCCTACCCCTTTGGCATCTCCCCCAGCTCAGTCGTGCAGGACTCCCGATTCCCACCACTCAA CCTGCAGCGGCCCGTGCACCATGTGGTGCCCCCTAGCACAGTGACCGAGGACTACCTGAGGAGCTTCCGGCCCTACCACACCACTGAGGACCTCCGCATGTCCTCTCTACCTCCCCTTGGCCTGGACCCTGCCACTGCTGCAGCCTACTACCACCCTGGTTACCTggccccacaccccttcccccacccagccttTAG GATGGACGACTCCTACTGCCTGTCTGCCCTGCGGTCCCCCTtctaccccatccccacccctggctccttGCCTCCACTACACCCGTCAGCCATGCATCTCCACCTTTCTGGGGTCCGCTACCCTCCTGAGCTGTCCCACTCGTCCCTGGCGGCACTGCACTCAGAGCGGATGTCCAGCCTCAGTGCTGAGAG GCTGCAGATGGACGAGGAGTTGCGACGCgagcgggagcgggagcgggagcgCGAGCGGGAAGCTGACCGTGAGCGGGAGAAGGAGCGTGAGCGGGAACGGGAGAAGGAACGGGAGCGGGAAAAGGAGCTGGAGCGCGAGCGGGAGAAGGAGCGGGAGCTGGAGCGCCAGCGGGAGCAGCGGGCCCGTGAGAAGGAGCTGCTGGCCGCCAAGGCGCTGGAGCCAGCCTTCCTGCCTGTGGCTGAGCTGCACGGGCTGCGCGGCCATGCCACAGAGGAGCGGGCCAAGCCCTCGGAGCAGCTAACCCCAACCCGAGCAG AGAAGCTGAAGGAGTCGAGCCTGCAGGTGCCCAAGCCTGTGCAGCACCCCTTGCACCCAGCGCCTGCTCCTCATCACGCCATGCCCAGCCTTCTCTCCAACCATGGCATCTTCTCTCTGCCGGGCAGCAGCGCTGCCACGGCCCTGCTCATCCAGCGCACCAACGAGGAGGAGAAGTGGCTGGCGCGGCAGCGGCGGCTGCGGCAGGAGAAGGAGGACCGGCAGTCGCAGGTGTCGGAGTTCCGGCAGCAAGTGCTAGAGCAGCACCTGGACATGGGCCGGCCTCCGGTGCCCACGGAGCCCGAGCACAGGCCCGAGAGCACCAG GCCGGGACCGAACCGTCACGAGCCAGGCAGCCGAGACCCCCCGCAGCACTTTGGCGGGCCCCCGCCCCTCATCTCGCCCAAGCCCCAGCACCACTCCGTGCCCACAGCCCTCTGGAACCCAGTGTCCCTGATGGATAGCACCCTGGAAACACGGCGGGCCTCGGAGAGCCACCCTCTGCACAGCCACCCAGCCCCATTTGAGCCCAGTCGCCAGGCGGCTGTTCCGCTGGTGAAGGTGGAACGGGTCTACTGCTCAGaaaaggtggaggaggggccccGGAAGCGCGAGGCCACCCCATTGGACAAGTACCAACCGCCACCACGGGAGGCAGGGAGCCTGGAGCACCAGACCTTTCCTCACGGGCCTGGGCCCTTCCTGGCTGAGCTTGAGAAGTCCACCCAGACCATCCTGGGCCAGCAGCGGGCCTCCCTCACCCAGCCAGCCCCCTTTGGGGAACTCACTGGACCCCTGAAGCCAGGCTCACCCTACCGGCCCCCCGCACCACGGGTCTCTGACCCTGCCTACATCTATGATGAGTTCCTGCAGCAGCGCCGGAGGCTGGTCAGCAAGCTGGACCTGGAAGAGCGCAGACGGCGAGAGGCCCAGGAGAAAG GATACTACTACGACCTGGATGACTCTTACGACGAAAGTGACGAAGAGGAGGTTAGGGCCCACCTCCGCTGTGTGGCTGAGCAGCCGCCCCTCAAACTGGATACGTCCTCCGAG AAGCTAGAGTTTTTGCAACTTTTTGGCTTGACCACCCAACAGCAGAAGGAGGAATTGCTGACCCAGAAGCGGAGGAAGCGGCGGCGGATGCTGAGAGAGAGAAGCCCATCGCCCCCGACGATTCAGAACAAGCGGCAGACACCTTCACCGAGACTGGCCCTGTTCACCCGCTATGGCCCTGATGAGATGAACAACAGCCCCAACTTCGAAGAGAAGAAGAAGTTCCTGACTATCTTTAACCTGACCCACATCAGTGCCGAGAAGAGGAAAG ACAAAGAGAAACTTGTCGAAATGCTCCATGCCATGAAGCAGAAGGCGCTGTCAGCAGCAGCGGCAGACTCACTCAGGAACTCTCCGAGGGACAGTCCTGCTGTCTCCCTGAGTG AACCAGCCACGCAGCCAGCCTCTCTGGATATAGAAAAGCCTGTGGGTATTGCTGCCTCCCTGTCTGACGTCCCAAAGGCCACAGAGCCTGGGAGACTGGAACAGCTCCGGCCACAGGAGCTATCTCGAGTCCAGGAGCCAGCTCCTGCCAGCGGCGAGAAGGGCAGGCTGAGTGAGGCCCTTGGGGGCAAGAAGAGCCTGAGCATGCTGCATTACATCAGGGGCCCCGCGCCCAAGGACATTCCCGTGCCACTGTCCCACAGCATCAACGGGAAGAGCAAGCCGTGGGAGCCTTTCATGGCAGAGGAGTTTGCACATCAGTTCCACGAGTCCGTGCTGCAGTCCACCCAGAAGGCCCTGCAGAAGCACAAAG GAAACGTAACTGTTCTGTCTGCAGAGCAGAACCACAAAGTCGACACGTCCATCCACTACAACATTCCTGAGCTGCAGTCCTCGAGCCGGCTCCCTTTGCCCCAGCACAACGGGCAGCAGGAGCCCCCGGCTCTGAGGAAGGGCCCCCTCACACAGGAGACTGACCAGGACtcggaagaggaggaggaggaagaggatggagaAGAGGATGATGAAGAACCCCCCCGGCGCAAGTGGCAAGGGATTGAGGCAATTTTTGAAGCTTACCAGGAACATGTAGAAG AGCAAACTCTGGAGCGGCAGGTGTTGCAGACGCAGTGCAGACGGCTGGAAGCCCAGCACCACAGCCTCAGTCTCACGGCAGAGCAGCTCTCCCACAGCATGGCG GAACTGAGGAGCCAGAAACAGAAGATTGTCTCGGAAAGGGAGCGACTCCAGGCAGAACTGGATCACTTACGGAAGTGCCTTGCGTTGCCTGCAATGCATTGGCCTAGGGGTTACTTTAAGGGATATCCTAGGTGA
- the GSE1 gene encoding genetic suppressor element 1 isoform X7: MSHEPKSPSLGMLSTATRTTATVNPLTPSPLNGALVPSGSPATSSALSAQAAPSSSFAAALRKLAKQAEEPRGSSLSSESSPVSSPATNHSSPASTPKRVPMGPIIVPPGGHSVPSTPPVVTIAPTKTVNGVWRSESRQDASSRGSSSGRERLIVEPPLPQEKAGGPAIPSHLLSTPYPFGISPSSVVQDSRFPPLNLQRPVHHVVPPSTVTEDYLRSFRPYHTTEDLRMSSLPPLGLDPATAAAYYHPGYLAPHPFPHPAFRMDDSYCLSALRSPFYPIPTPGSLPPLHPSAMHLHLSGVRYPPELSHSSLAALHSERMSSLSAERLQMDEELRREREREREREREADREREKEREREREKEREREKELEREREKERELERQREQRAREKELLAAKALEPAFLPVAELHGLRGHATEERAKPSEQLTPTRAEKLKESSLQVPKPVQHPLHPAPAPHHAMPSLLSNHGIFSLPGSSAATALLIQRTNEEEKWLARQRRLRQEKEDRQSQVSEFRQQVLEQHLDMGRPPVPTEPEHRPESTRPGPNRHEPGSRDPPQHFGGPPPLISPKPQHHSVPTALWNPVSLMDSTLETRRASESHPLHSHPAPFEPSRQAAVPLVKVERVYCSEKVEEGPRKREATPLDKYQPPPREAGSLEHQTFPHGPGPFLAELEKSTQTILGQQRASLTQPAPFGELTGPLKPGSPYRPPAPRVSDPAYIYDEFLQQRRRLVSKLDLEERRRREAQEKGYYYDLDDSYDESDEEEVRAHLRCVAEQPPLKLDTSSEKLEFLQLFGLTTQQQKEELLTQKRRKRRRMLRERSPSPPTIQNKRQTPSPRLALFTRYGPDEMNNSPNFEEKKKFLTIFNLTHISAEKRKDKEKLVEMLHAMKQKALSAAAADSLRNSPRDSPAVSLSEPATQPASLDIEKPVGIAASLSDVPKATEPGRLEQLRPQELSRVQEPAPASGEKGRLSEALGGKKSLSMLHYIRGPAPKDIPVPLSHSINGKSKPWEPFMAEEFAHQFHESVLQSTQKALQKHKGNVTVLSAEQNHKVDTSIHYNIPELQSSSRLPLPQHNGQQEPPALRKGPLTQETDQDSEEEEEEEDGEEDDEEPPRRKWQGIEAIFEAYQEHVEEQTLERQVLQTQCRRLEAQHHSLSLTAEQLSHSMAELRSQKQKIVSERERLQAELDHLRKCLALPAMHWPRGYFKGYPR; the protein is encoded by the exons GGTCTTCACTGAGCAGCGAGTCATCCCCCGTGTCCTCTCCAGCCACCAACCACAGCTCCCCCGCCAGCACACCCAAGCGCGTGCCCATGGGCCCCATCATCGTCCCCCCGGGGGGCCACAGTGTCCCCAGCACGCCCCCCGTGGTGACCATTGCCCCTACCAAGACCGTCAATGGCGTCTGGAGGAGCGAGAGCCGGCAG GATGCCAGCTCTCGGGGCAGCAGCAGCGGTCGAGAACGCCTCATCGTGGAGCCCCCGCTgccccaggagaaggcagggGGCCCGGCCATCCCTTCCCACCTGCTCAGCACCCCCTACCCCTTTGGCATCTCCCCCAGCTCAGTCGTGCAGGACTCCCGATTCCCACCACTCAA CCTGCAGCGGCCCGTGCACCATGTGGTGCCCCCTAGCACAGTGACCGAGGACTACCTGAGGAGCTTCCGGCCCTACCACACCACTGAGGACCTCCGCATGTCCTCTCTACCTCCCCTTGGCCTGGACCCTGCCACTGCTGCAGCCTACTACCACCCTGGTTACCTggccccacaccccttcccccacccagccttTAG GATGGACGACTCCTACTGCCTGTCTGCCCTGCGGTCCCCCTtctaccccatccccacccctggctccttGCCTCCACTACACCCGTCAGCCATGCATCTCCACCTTTCTGGGGTCCGCTACCCTCCTGAGCTGTCCCACTCGTCCCTGGCGGCACTGCACTCAGAGCGGATGTCCAGCCTCAGTGCTGAGAG GCTGCAGATGGACGAGGAGTTGCGACGCgagcgggagcgggagcgggagcgCGAGCGGGAAGCTGACCGTGAGCGGGAGAAGGAGCGTGAGCGGGAACGGGAGAAGGAACGGGAGCGGGAAAAGGAGCTGGAGCGCGAGCGGGAGAAGGAGCGGGAGCTGGAGCGCCAGCGGGAGCAGCGGGCCCGTGAGAAGGAGCTGCTGGCCGCCAAGGCGCTGGAGCCAGCCTTCCTGCCTGTGGCTGAGCTGCACGGGCTGCGCGGCCATGCCACAGAGGAGCGGGCCAAGCCCTCGGAGCAGCTAACCCCAACCCGAGCAG AGAAGCTGAAGGAGTCGAGCCTGCAGGTGCCCAAGCCTGTGCAGCACCCCTTGCACCCAGCGCCTGCTCCTCATCACGCCATGCCCAGCCTTCTCTCCAACCATGGCATCTTCTCTCTGCCGGGCAGCAGCGCTGCCACGGCCCTGCTCATCCAGCGCACCAACGAGGAGGAGAAGTGGCTGGCGCGGCAGCGGCGGCTGCGGCAGGAGAAGGAGGACCGGCAGTCGCAGGTGTCGGAGTTCCGGCAGCAAGTGCTAGAGCAGCACCTGGACATGGGCCGGCCTCCGGTGCCCACGGAGCCCGAGCACAGGCCCGAGAGCACCAG GCCGGGACCGAACCGTCACGAGCCAGGCAGCCGAGACCCCCCGCAGCACTTTGGCGGGCCCCCGCCCCTCATCTCGCCCAAGCCCCAGCACCACTCCGTGCCCACAGCCCTCTGGAACCCAGTGTCCCTGATGGATAGCACCCTGGAAACACGGCGGGCCTCGGAGAGCCACCCTCTGCACAGCCACCCAGCCCCATTTGAGCCCAGTCGCCAGGCGGCTGTTCCGCTGGTGAAGGTGGAACGGGTCTACTGCTCAGaaaaggtggaggaggggccccGGAAGCGCGAGGCCACCCCATTGGACAAGTACCAACCGCCACCACGGGAGGCAGGGAGCCTGGAGCACCAGACCTTTCCTCACGGGCCTGGGCCCTTCCTGGCTGAGCTTGAGAAGTCCACCCAGACCATCCTGGGCCAGCAGCGGGCCTCCCTCACCCAGCCAGCCCCCTTTGGGGAACTCACTGGACCCCTGAAGCCAGGCTCACCCTACCGGCCCCCCGCACCACGGGTCTCTGACCCTGCCTACATCTATGATGAGTTCCTGCAGCAGCGCCGGAGGCTGGTCAGCAAGCTGGACCTGGAAGAGCGCAGACGGCGAGAGGCCCAGGAGAAAG GATACTACTACGACCTGGATGACTCTTACGACGAAAGTGACGAAGAGGAGGTTAGGGCCCACCTCCGCTGTGTGGCTGAGCAGCCGCCCCTCAAACTGGATACGTCCTCCGAG AAGCTAGAGTTTTTGCAACTTTTTGGCTTGACCACCCAACAGCAGAAGGAGGAATTGCTGACCCAGAAGCGGAGGAAGCGGCGGCGGATGCTGAGAGAGAGAAGCCCATCGCCCCCGACGATTCAGAACAAGCGGCAGACACCTTCACCGAGACTGGCCCTGTTCACCCGCTATGGCCCTGATGAGATGAACAACAGCCCCAACTTCGAAGAGAAGAAGAAGTTCCTGACTATCTTTAACCTGACCCACATCAGTGCCGAGAAGAGGAAAG ACAAAGAGAAACTTGTCGAAATGCTCCATGCCATGAAGCAGAAGGCGCTGTCAGCAGCAGCGGCAGACTCACTCAGGAACTCTCCGAGGGACAGTCCTGCTGTCTCCCTGAGTG AACCAGCCACGCAGCCAGCCTCTCTGGATATAGAAAAGCCTGTGGGTATTGCTGCCTCCCTGTCTGACGTCCCAAAGGCCACAGAGCCTGGGAGACTGGAACAGCTCCGGCCACAGGAGCTATCTCGAGTCCAGGAGCCAGCTCCTGCCAGCGGCGAGAAGGGCAGGCTGAGTGAGGCCCTTGGGGGCAAGAAGAGCCTGAGCATGCTGCATTACATCAGGGGCCCCGCGCCCAAGGACATTCCCGTGCCACTGTCCCACAGCATCAACGGGAAGAGCAAGCCGTGGGAGCCTTTCATGGCAGAGGAGTTTGCACATCAGTTCCACGAGTCCGTGCTGCAGTCCACCCAGAAGGCCCTGCAGAAGCACAAAG GAAACGTAACTGTTCTGTCTGCAGAGCAGAACCACAAAGTCGACACGTCCATCCACTACAACATTCCTGAGCTGCAGTCCTCGAGCCGGCTCCCTTTGCCCCAGCACAACGGGCAGCAGGAGCCCCCGGCTCTGAGGAAGGGCCCCCTCACACAGGAGACTGACCAGGACtcggaagaggaggaggaggaagaggatggagaAGAGGATGATGAAGAACCCCCCCGGCGCAAGTGGCAAGGGATTGAGGCAATTTTTGAAGCTTACCAGGAACATGTAGAAG AGCAAACTCTGGAGCGGCAGGTGTTGCAGACGCAGTGCAGACGGCTGGAAGCCCAGCACCACAGCCTCAGTCTCACGGCAGAGCAGCTCTCCCACAGCATGGCG GAACTGAGGAGCCAGAAACAGAAGATTGTCTCGGAAAGGGAGCGACTCCAGGCAGAACTGGATCACTTACGGAAGTGCCTTGCGTTGCCTGCAATGCATTGGCCTAGGGGTTACTTTAAGGGATATCCTAGGTGA